One region of bacterium genomic DNA includes:
- a CDS encoding ChaN family lipoprotein, whose amino-acid sequence MPSPNSISKALSPRQELLKIQKKIFTKNDEIIRSQAMVRERGFDLYERRYKRRVRTYEAPSGAGELIDAIRESDIVYIGDYHTNPQSQRTLLRILKQVVGLVPRLGVGLELVQKRHQRHLDDYLAGRVSEDTFLERIKLRKYWYFDLWENFKPIFDFARFHKIPVFGIEYSLGGDATLTKRDRESARIVASVVEGEPDRKLIVFVGDLHTAPEHLPAEVGRVLQTKGLRKKDLIVYQNSEAIYWRLAENGIEDKVEIVRVSEREFCVINTPPIVWQQTFLNWLEHEEGEIDYTDARHSFLDLLHRIAEFLELRVPRRAEDVEVFTCGDLSFLKALREEGSFSKSDIQRVKQQILASESYCIPQKNYVYLGNLSLNHAAEEASHYLKYLSAGKEFPRDPVDAFYANVIHEAVGFFGSKIINHKRKCFHEREYAGLISYLTSESASRERHRELEIALLVLRHREMDKRGISIRSRQFFRSRHDLFFGVTHGLGYMLGDRLYYAMLDGRVSKQEIRELYYDAMGKEGEPFDLYRKWARRLRGVKIPKRV is encoded by the coding sequence ATGCCGTCGCCGAATTCCATTTCGAAGGCGCTCTCACCCCGCCAGGAGCTATTGAAGATCCAGAAAAAGATTTTTACCAAGAACGACGAGATCATCCGCAGCCAGGCCATGGTGCGCGAGCGGGGATTCGATCTCTACGAGCGCCGTTACAAGCGGCGCGTCCGGACCTACGAAGCCCCTTCCGGCGCCGGAGAGCTGATCGACGCCATCCGCGAGAGCGACATCGTCTACATCGGGGACTATCACACCAACCCGCAGTCGCAGCGGACGTTGCTCCGGATCCTCAAGCAAGTCGTCGGTCTCGTTCCGCGGCTGGGCGTGGGTCTCGAGCTCGTCCAGAAGCGGCATCAGCGGCACCTCGACGACTATCTGGCCGGCCGCGTCTCGGAGGATACCTTCCTGGAACGGATCAAGCTCCGCAAATACTGGTATTTCGACCTGTGGGAGAATTTTAAACCGATCTTCGACTTTGCCCGTTTTCACAAGATTCCGGTGTTCGGCATCGAATACTCCCTGGGGGGCGACGCCACGCTCACCAAGCGGGACCGGGAGAGCGCGCGGATCGTCGCCTCCGTCGTCGAGGGCGAACCCGACCGCAAACTGATCGTTTTTGTGGGCGACCTGCATACGGCCCCCGAGCACCTGCCGGCCGAGGTCGGACGCGTCCTTCAAACCAAGGGCCTCCGCAAAAAGGACCTGATCGTCTACCAGAACAGTGAGGCCATCTACTGGCGCCTGGCCGAGAACGGGATCGAAGACAAGGTCGAGATCGTGCGCGTGAGCGAACGCGAATTCTGCGTGATCAACACCCCTCCCATCGTTTGGCAGCAGACCTTCCTGAACTGGCTCGAGCACGAGGAGGGCGAGATCGACTACACCGATGCCCGGCACAGTTTTCTGGACCTTCTCCACCGGATCGCGGAGTTTTTGGAGCTTCGCGTCCCGCGGAGGGCGGAAGACGTGGAGGTGTTCACCTGCGGCGACCTGAGCTTCTTGAAGGCGCTCCGGGAGGAGGGGAGCTTTTCGAAATCGGACATCCAGAGGGTCAAACAGCAGATTTTGGCCTCGGAGAGCTACTGCATTCCCCAAAAAAATTACGTCTATCTCGGCAATCTTTCCCTCAACCACGCCGCGGAGGAGGCGTCCCACTACCTCAAGTATCTGAGCGCCGGAAAGGAGTTCCCGCGGGATCCCGTCGACGCCTTCTACGCCAACGTCATCCACGAGGCGGTTGGATTTTTCGGCTCGAAGATCATCAATCACAAGCGGAAGTGTTTCCACGAGAGGGAATACGCCGGTCTCATCTCTTACCTGACCTCCGAATCGGCCTCCCGGGAGCGCCATCGGGAGCTGGAGATCGCCCTCCTGGTCCTGCGCCACCGGGAGATGGACAAACGCGGGATTTCCATCCGGTCCCGCCAGTTCTTCCGGTCCCGGCACGACCTTTTCTTCGGCGTCACCCACGGCCTGGGATACATGCTGGGCGACCGGCTCTACTACGCGATGCTGGACGGCCGGGTCTCGAAGCAAGAGATCCGCGAGCTCTACTACGACGCCATGGGAAAAGAGGGGGAGCCGTTCGATTTGTACCGTAAATGGGCTCGCCGCCTGCGGGGTGTGAAGATTCCGAAACGAGTGTGA
- a CDS encoding polyketide cyclase, with protein sequence MQAADYHFVTHWKIRGPIRLVFDILKEGESYCRWWRPAYVRTDVVGTKKVRALVRARLPYTLDFTTELVREVPPHEIEIRASGELSGRGLWRLEENSCDVAVTFYWDVRAEKAWVKFLSPVLKPLFRWNHDWVMRTGEGGLQAEIDRRIRSSSPA encoded by the coding sequence ATGCAAGCCGCCGATTACCATTTCGTCACCCATTGGAAGATCCGAGGTCCGATCCGCCTGGTCTTCGACATCCTCAAGGAAGGAGAGTCCTATTGCCGATGGTGGCGGCCCGCCTACGTGAGAACGGATGTGGTGGGGACGAAGAAGGTTCGTGCCTTGGTCCGGGCGAGGCTTCCTTACACGCTCGATTTTACGACCGAACTTGTCCGGGAAGTCCCGCCGCATGAAATCGAGATCCGCGCCTCGGGGGAACTTTCCGGACGCGGACTTTGGAGGCTGGAGGAAAACTCGTGCGACGTCGCCGTCACTTTTTACTGGGATGTCCGCGCCGAGAAGGCTTGGGTCAAGTTTCTCTCGCCGGTCTTGAAACCGCTCTTCCGATGGAACCACGACTGGGTGATGAGGACGGGGGAGGGTGGGTTACAGGCGGAAATCGACCGCCGGATCAGATCTTCGTCGCCCGCGTGA
- a CDS encoding methyltransferase domain-containing protein, translating to MASDPIAEFKAKQRETWALGNFGEVAVFTAQPAGHLVRFAGVRAGQKVLDVATGTGVVAITAARLGAKLTGLDLTPELLEQARRNAAVAELKDIEWMEGDAEKLPFPDAAFDVVLSQFGHIFAPRPEVVVKEMLRVLKPGGTIAFATWPPEQLIGRTLALTSKYVPPPQGVPAPTLWGDVNPVRERLGDRVKDIFFERGIMAIPALSPQHLMAWQMSKIGPMVRTVDALQKEPSKLQAYLKESADLIAAYTADNIVRHEYLLTRATKI from the coding sequence ATGGCTTCGGATCCCATCGCGGAGTTCAAGGCGAAGCAGCGCGAGACGTGGGCTCTCGGCAACTTCGGAGAAGTGGCGGTCTTCACGGCCCAGCCGGCGGGTCATCTCGTCCGGTTCGCGGGCGTCCGCGCCGGCCAAAAGGTGCTCGACGTGGCCACGGGGACCGGCGTGGTCGCCATCACGGCGGCGCGGCTGGGAGCAAAACTGACGGGTCTTGACCTCACCCCCGAGCTCCTCGAACAGGCCCGGCGGAACGCGGCCGTCGCGGAATTAAAGGACATCGAGTGGATGGAAGGGGACGCGGAGAAACTCCCGTTTCCGGATGCCGCCTTCGACGTCGTCTTGAGTCAGTTCGGCCACATTTTCGCGCCGCGGCCGGAAGTCGTCGTCAAAGAGATGCTGCGAGTCCTCAAGCCTGGGGGGACGATCGCCTTCGCGACGTGGCCGCCGGAACAATTGATCGGCCGCACCCTCGCGCTCACATCAAAATACGTCCCGCCGCCTCAGGGCGTCCCCGCTCCGACGCTCTGGGGGGACGTCAACCCGGTGCGCGAACGGCTGGGCGACCGCGTGAAGGACATCTTCTTCGAGCGCGGCATCATGGCCATCCCGGCGCTCAGCCCCCAGCATTTGATGGCGTGGCAAATGTCGAAGATCGGTCCCATGGTCAGGACCGTAGACGCGCTCCAAAAGGAACCGTCGAAACTTCAGGCCTATTTGAAGGAATCGGCCGACCTGATCGCGGCCTACACGGCCGACAACATCGTGCGCCACGAATACCTGCTCACGCGGGCGACGAAGATCTGA
- a CDS encoding inositol-3-phosphate synthase: protein MIEKGTKIEPATGKLGILLVGLGAVSTTFIAGVEAFKKGIAKPIGSLTQMGHIRLGKRTEKRHPLIKEFAPLAKLEDIVFGAWDIFPDNAYEAAKKAQVLKKEDLDALKPELEKVKPWKAVFDKHYVKKLDGSNVKTGKNKKDLADQLIADIEAFKKTNNLSRVVMIWCGSTEVYLQPQEVHKSLRNFEKGLEESNKDIAPSMIYAYAALKSKIPYCNGAPNLTVDIPAIQELALQNGCAISGKDFKTGQTLMKTILAPGFKARMLGIEGWFSSNILGNRDGEVLDDPDSFKTKEESKLSVLETILQPELYPELYGKMYHKVRIHYYPPRGDNKEGWDNIDITGWMGYPMQIKVDFLCRDSILAAPLVLDLVLFTDLAQRAGMKGIQEWLSFYYKSPMTAPGLYPEHNLFIQEMKLKNTLRYLMGEEQITHLGLEYYE, encoded by the coding sequence ATGATCGAAAAAGGCACGAAGATCGAGCCCGCGACCGGTAAACTCGGCATCCTCCTGGTGGGACTGGGGGCCGTCTCCACCACCTTCATCGCCGGCGTCGAGGCCTTCAAAAAGGGCATCGCGAAACCGATCGGTTCTCTCACCCAAATGGGCCACATTCGCCTCGGCAAACGCACCGAGAAGCGCCATCCCCTGATCAAGGAATTCGCCCCCTTGGCGAAATTGGAGGACATCGTCTTCGGCGCCTGGGACATCTTCCCGGACAACGCCTATGAAGCGGCCAAGAAGGCCCAAGTCCTCAAGAAGGAAGATCTGGACGCCTTGAAGCCCGAACTGGAGAAGGTCAAGCCCTGGAAGGCCGTCTTCGACAAGCATTACGTGAAGAAGCTCGACGGATCGAACGTCAAGACCGGCAAGAACAAGAAGGACCTGGCCGACCAGCTCATCGCGGACATCGAGGCATTCAAGAAGACGAACAACCTCTCCCGCGTCGTCATGATTTGGTGCGGGTCCACCGAGGTCTACCTGCAACCCCAGGAAGTCCACAAGTCGCTCAGGAACTTTGAAAAGGGTCTCGAAGAGAGCAACAAGGACATCGCCCCCAGCATGATCTACGCCTACGCGGCGCTGAAGTCGAAGATCCCCTACTGCAACGGGGCCCCGAACCTGACGGTCGACATCCCGGCCATTCAGGAATTGGCCCTCCAGAACGGTTGCGCCATCTCCGGCAAGGACTTCAAGACAGGCCAGACCCTCATGAAGACGATCCTGGCGCCCGGTTTCAAGGCCCGCATGCTGGGCATCGAAGGCTGGTTTTCCTCGAACATCCTGGGAAACCGCGACGGCGAGGTGTTGGACGATCCGGATTCGTTCAAGACGAAGGAGGAATCGAAGCTCTCCGTCCTGGAGACGATCCTTCAGCCCGAGCTGTATCCCGAACTCTACGGCAAGATGTATCACAAGGTCCGCATCCATTATTACCCGCCGCGCGGCGATAACAAGGAAGGCTGGGACAACATCGATATCACCGGCTGGATGGGCTACCCGATGCAGATCAAGGTCGATTTCCTCTGCCGCGATTCCATCCTGGCAGCGCCGCTCGTCTTGGATCTGGTCCTCTTCACCGACCTCGCGCAACGCGCCGGCATGAAGGGCATCCAGGAATGGCTCTCCTTCTACTACAAGAGCCCGATGACGGCCCCCGGCCTCTACCCCGAGCACAACCTCTTCATCCAGGAGATGAAGCTGAAGAACACGCTTCGCTACCTCATGGGCGAGGAGCAAATCACCCATTTGGGGCTCGAATACTACGAGTAG
- a CDS encoding YifB family Mg chelatase-like AAA ATPase encodes MLSRVFSAGLLGIDGFLVEVEVDIAQGLANWNTVGLPESSVKESRDRVIAAVKNSGYSFERRRITINLAPADVKKEGTAFDLPIALGLLASSELIPPERLEDSLFLGELSLHGEVKPIHGALSIALLAKKKKIRKLILPEKNAHEASVIPEVSVFAVRHLADVVGHVTGERPLEPKGPAQARSPQSPHPSLHALDFSEIKGQTQAKRALEVAAAGGHNVMMIGPPGSGKTMLAQRLPTILPPMSFEEALETSKVYSVVGLLRERETLVTERPFRSPHHTISTAGLAGGGTHPRPGEVSLAHNGVLFLDELPEFPRNVLEILRQPLESGIITIARALTTLTFPARATLIASMNPCRCGFLGSKLKECVCTAVAVQKYRGRVSGPLLDRIDIQIEVPPVPFGELTAVAEGESSERIRGRVLKAREIQKKRFGASKIHANAQMTGRLLRKHAEIDAEGSGLLEKAVARLSLSARAYDRILKVARTIADLEAAPRIRTQHLAEAIHYRSLDRNYGM; translated from the coding sequence ATGTTGTCGCGAGTCTTCAGCGCCGGCCTGTTGGGGATCGACGGGTTTCTCGTCGAGGTCGAAGTGGACATCGCCCAGGGGCTCGCCAACTGGAATACGGTGGGGCTCCCCGAATCGAGCGTCAAGGAGAGCCGCGACCGGGTCATCGCCGCCGTCAAAAACTCCGGCTACTCGTTCGAAAGGCGCCGGATCACGATCAACCTGGCGCCCGCGGACGTCAAAAAGGAGGGAACCGCCTTCGACCTCCCCATCGCCCTGGGGCTGCTGGCCTCGTCCGAGCTGATCCCCCCCGAACGGCTGGAGGACTCCCTCTTTTTGGGGGAACTCTCGCTCCACGGCGAGGTGAAACCCATCCACGGCGCCCTCTCCATCGCGCTCCTGGCCAAGAAAAAGAAAATAAGAAAGCTCATCCTGCCCGAGAAAAACGCCCATGAGGCCTCCGTCATCCCGGAGGTCTCCGTGTTCGCCGTCCGGCATTTGGCCGACGTTGTCGGGCACGTCACCGGCGAGCGACCTCTAGAGCCGAAAGGCCCCGCACAGGCCCGTTCTCCCCAATCCCCCCACCCCTCCCTCCACGCCCTCGATTTCTCGGAAATCAAAGGCCAAACCCAGGCCAAACGGGCCCTAGAGGTCGCCGCCGCCGGCGGGCACAACGTGATGATGATCGGCCCGCCGGGCTCGGGCAAGACGATGCTCGCGCAAAGGCTTCCCACCATCCTGCCGCCGATGAGCTTTGAAGAGGCCCTCGAAACCTCCAAGGTTTACAGCGTGGTGGGTTTACTCCGGGAAAGGGAAACCTTGGTAACCGAACGCCCCTTCCGCTCGCCTCATCACACGATCTCGACGGCGGGGTTGGCCGGCGGCGGGACGCATCCGAGGCCCGGCGAGGTCAGTCTCGCGCACAACGGGGTCCTTTTCCTGGACGAATTGCCGGAATTCCCGCGGAACGTCCTGGAGATCCTCCGCCAGCCCCTCGAATCCGGGATCATTACGATCGCCCGCGCCCTCACGACCCTGACGTTCCCCGCGCGGGCGACGCTCATCGCCTCGATGAACCCCTGCCGGTGCGGATTCTTGGGATCAAAACTCAAGGAATGCGTGTGCACGGCCGTCGCAGTCCAGAAATACCGCGGCCGCGTCTCGGGCCCCTTGTTGGATCGGATCGACATCCAAATCGAGGTCCCACCCGTCCCTTTTGGCGAGCTGACCGCCGTGGCCGAGGGCGAGTCGTCCGAAAGGATCCGCGGCCGCGTCCTCAAGGCCCGGGAGATCCAAAAAAAGAGGTTTGGAGCATCGAAGATCCACGCGAACGCGCAGATGACGGGAAGACTCTTGCGAAAACACGCGGAGATCGACGCCGAGGGCTCCGGTCTCCTGGAAAAGGCGGTGGCCCGGCTCTCCCTCTCGGCGCGGGCTTACGACCGCATCCTCAAAGTGGCGCGGACGATCGCAGACCTCGAGGCGGCGCCGCGGATAAGAACGCAACACCTCGCGGAGGCCATCCACTACCGGAGCCTCGATCGAAATTACGGAATGTAA
- a CDS encoding NCS2 family permease: MKNRLFVGQDLDGFFGLAIDNLIQLLLIQSLLIGLCHFPPEIVYGRILPGAALSVLFGNFYYSWQARRLAKREGRSDVCALPYGINTVSLFGFIFFVILPVYQQTRNAELAWKVGLLACFLSAVLEIVVSFFGAWIRKVTPRAALLSALAGIAITFISMDFAFKIFARPLLALVPLAIILVTYFSGRRLPFGIPGGLYAVVIGSAMAWAGGVMSADRVAQAWAEIRFYPPQSSVAELWEILKSPYVFTHLSIIVPMALFNVVGSLQNIESAEAAGDAYPTRSCLVANGLGSVVAAALGSCFPTTIYIGHPGWKAMGARAGYSVMNGVFIAAICLFGAVNLVSTVMPLEAGIAIVLWVGIIIMAQAYQAVPSQHAPAVALGLIPALAAWALLIVQGALMAGGSSLSALGVNGTIQSYSLTGIIALNQGFILSSMIWAAIAVSLIDNEFVKASLWALAGAVLSLVGVIHTYKIEGNDVLQHYGWTVGWPHAAGYAMAGILFLLAKSLRKDPAHA; this comes from the coding sequence ATGAAAAACAGACTCTTCGTGGGGCAGGACCTCGATGGCTTCTTTGGCCTCGCGATCGACAACCTGATCCAACTCCTGCTGATCCAATCCCTTTTGATCGGCCTCTGCCATTTTCCGCCGGAGATCGTCTACGGGCGCATCCTGCCCGGTGCGGCGTTATCGGTGCTCTTCGGGAACTTCTATTATTCCTGGCAGGCGCGGAGGTTGGCGAAGAGGGAGGGGAGGAGCGACGTCTGCGCCCTTCCCTACGGCATCAACACCGTCAGCCTCTTCGGTTTCATCTTCTTCGTCATCCTGCCGGTCTATCAGCAGACCCGGAACGCCGAACTCGCCTGGAAGGTGGGGCTGCTCGCCTGCTTCCTGAGCGCCGTCCTGGAGATCGTCGTGAGCTTCTTCGGGGCGTGGATCCGCAAGGTCACGCCGCGGGCGGCTCTCCTCTCGGCCTTGGCGGGGATCGCCATCACGTTCATCTCGATGGACTTCGCCTTCAAGATCTTCGCGCGCCCCCTGTTGGCGTTGGTGCCGCTGGCGATCATCCTGGTGACCTATTTTTCGGGCCGCCGTCTTCCCTTCGGGATCCCGGGCGGCCTCTATGCCGTCGTCATCGGCTCCGCCATGGCCTGGGCGGGCGGGGTGATGTCGGCCGATCGGGTCGCGCAGGCCTGGGCGGAGATCCGATTCTACCCGCCGCAATCTTCCGTCGCGGAACTTTGGGAGATCCTGAAGAGCCCGTACGTGTTCACCCACCTCTCGATCATCGTCCCCATGGCGCTCTTCAACGTGGTCGGCTCGCTCCAGAACATCGAATCGGCGGAGGCGGCGGGGGACGCCTATCCGACGCGGAGCTGTCTCGTCGCCAACGGCCTGGGCTCCGTCGTGGCGGCCGCCCTGGGGAGCTGTTTTCCCACCACCATCTACATCGGCCACCCCGGCTGGAAGGCCATGGGGGCGCGGGCCGGATATTCGGTGATGAACGGCGTCTTCATCGCGGCGATCTGCCTCTTTGGGGCGGTGAACCTCGTCTCCACCGTCATGCCGCTGGAGGCGGGCATCGCCATCGTCCTTTGGGTCGGCATCATCATCATGGCCCAGGCCTATCAGGCGGTGCCGTCGCAGCACGCGCCGGCGGTCGCCTTGGGGCTGATCCCGGCGCTAGCCGCCTGGGCCTTGCTCATCGTCCAAGGGGCCCTGATGGCGGGCGGATCGAGCCTGTCGGCCCTTGGGGTGAACGGGACGATTCAAAGCTATTCGCTGACCGGCATCATCGCCCTCAATCAGGGGTTCATCCTGAGCTCGATGATCTGGGCGGCGATCGCGGTCTCGCTGATCGACAACGAGTTCGTGAAGGCGTCGCTGTGGGCCTTGGCCGGCGCGGTTCTGTCGCTCGTCGGTGTCATCCACACGTATAAGATCGAGGGAAACGACGTCCTTCAGCACTACGGCTGGACGGTGGGTTGGCCCCACGCGGCCGGCTACGCCATGGCGGGGATTCTCTTCCTCCTGGCGAAAAGCCTCAGGAAAGATCCAGCGCACGCGTAA
- a CDS encoding DUF2461 domain-containing protein → MAKSASAEQFFSSDLFKFLKDLAKHNNREWFAANKARYEAVVRDPALRFIAHFAVVLPSVAPGFVADPRASGGSLFRIYRDTRFSKDKTPYKTHIGMQFRHRFAGRDAHAPCFYFHLEPKECFIAAGLWHPDPIALAKVRNAIAAAPKAWKKARKGFVLDGDVLKRPPKGFDPKHPCIADIKRKDFLTWIPMQDAHVCRDDVLKEVANACRRMKRLVDFLTRALDLS, encoded by the coding sequence ATGGCAAAAAGCGCGTCAGCCGAGCAGTTCTTCTCCTCCGACCTCTTCAAGTTCCTCAAGGACCTGGCCAAGCACAACAACCGGGAGTGGTTTGCGGCCAACAAGGCCCGTTACGAAGCTGTCGTGCGCGATCCGGCCCTCCGCTTCATCGCCCACTTCGCGGTCGTTTTACCCTCGGTCGCTCCCGGCTTCGTCGCCGACCCGCGTGCGTCGGGCGGTTCCCTCTTCCGCATCTACCGGGACACGCGCTTTTCCAAGGACAAGACGCCCTACAAGACCCATATCGGCATGCAGTTCCGCCACCGCTTCGCGGGCCGGGACGCGCACGCGCCTTGCTTTTACTTCCACCTGGAACCGAAGGAATGCTTCATCGCCGCCGGCCTCTGGCATCCCGACCCCATCGCCCTGGCGAAGGTGAGGAACGCCATCGCCGCCGCGCCGAAGGCGTGGAAAAAGGCCCGCAAGGGTTTTGTCCTCGACGGTGACGTGTTGAAGCGCCCCCCGAAGGGCTTCGATCCGAAGCATCCGTGCATCGCGGACATCAAGCGGAAGGATTTTCTAACCTGGATCCCCATGCAAGACGCACACGTCTGCCGCGACGACGTCCTGAAGGAAGTGGCGAACGCTTGCCGGAGGATGAAGCGTCTCGTGGATTTTCTTACGCGTGCGCTGGATCTTTCCTGA
- the trxB gene encoding thioredoxin-disulfide reductase, producing the protein MAVENVIIIGSGPAGLTAAIYTARADLNPFMIEGYQAGGQLMLTSEVENFPGYPEGVLGPEMMADLRKQAERFGTRYLTKDVTRVDFSKKPFVVEVGDEKYQAQSVIISTGASARLIGLPNERRLMGKGVTTCATCDGAFFRNMEVAVVGGGDSAIEEATFLTRFCTRVTVIHRRDALRASKIMQDRARANPKVSFIWDTVVEDVIGEKEVEGLKLKNVKTGETSTLKVAGLFVAIGHDPNTKLFKGQIGMDGNGYIITKDGMKTNVPGVFACGDVQDHVYRQAITAAGSGCQAAIDCERYLEAEGHKGH; encoded by the coding sequence ATGGCGGTCGAGAATGTCATCATTATCGGAAGCGGACCCGCGGGGCTCACAGCGGCCATCTATACGGCGCGCGCGGACTTGAACCCCTTCATGATCGAGGGCTATCAGGCCGGCGGCCAGCTCATGCTCACCTCGGAGGTCGAAAATTTTCCCGGCTACCCGGAGGGCGTCTTGGGCCCCGAGATGATGGCCGATTTAAGGAAACAGGCCGAGCGCTTCGGCACGCGCTACCTCACCAAGGACGTCACCCGGGTCGATTTCTCCAAAAAACCGTTTGTCGTCGAGGTGGGAGACGAGAAGTATCAAGCCCAGTCCGTCATCATCTCCACCGGCGCCTCGGCCCGCCTGATCGGGCTGCCGAACGAAAGGCGGCTCATGGGCAAGGGCGTCACCACCTGCGCGACCTGCGACGGGGCCTTTTTCCGGAACATGGAGGTCGCGGTGGTGGGCGGCGGCGATTCGGCCATCGAAGAGGCGACCTTTCTCACACGCTTTTGCACGCGCGTTACCGTGATTCATCGAAGGGACGCCCTTCGGGCGTCTAAGATCATGCAGGACAGGGCCAGGGCGAATCCCAAGGTCTCCTTTATCTGGGACACGGTCGTGGAGGACGTCATCGGCGAGAAGGAGGTCGAGGGTCTGAAGCTCAAGAACGTCAAGACCGGCGAGACCTCGACGCTCAAGGTCGCCGGCCTCTTCGTCGCCATCGGGCACGATCCGAACACGAAGCTCTTCAAGGGCCAGATCGGCATGGACGGGAACGGCTACATCATCACAAAGGACGGGATGAAGACCAACGTCCCCGGCGTCTTCGCCTGCGGCGACGTCCAGGACCACGTCTACCGCCAGGCGATCACCGCCGCGGGATCCGGCTGCCAGGCGGCGATCGATTGCGAACGCTACCTCGAGGCTGAAGGGCACAAAGGGCACTGA
- a CDS encoding single-stranded DNA-binding protein, which yields MASINKVILIGNLGSDPEVRFLPSGQPVANFNIATTERWSGKDGNPGEKTEWHRIVVFGKQAENCKEYLRKGRQVYIEGRLQTREWQNKEGQKQRTTEIVANTVQFLGGPGGGGGGRSAGAGGHSEPEAPSNEAPAAGPGILGDEDDIPF from the coding sequence ATGGCATCCATCAACAAAGTCATCCTGATCGGCAACCTAGGCAGCGACCCCGAGGTCCGCTTCCTCCCCAGCGGGCAGCCTGTCGCCAACTTCAACATCGCCACCACCGAGCGCTGGTCCGGCAAGGACGGGAATCCGGGCGAGAAGACCGAGTGGCACCGCATCGTTGTCTTTGGAAAACAGGCGGAGAATTGCAAAGAGTACCTCAGGAAGGGCCGTCAGGTTTACATCGAAGGACGTCTCCAGACCCGCGAGTGGCAGAACAAGGAAGGACAGAAGCAGCGCACCACCGAGATCGTCGCCAATACCGTTCAGTTCCTGGGCGGACCCGGCGGTGGAGGCGGCGGACGCTCCGCGGGCGCCGGCGGCCATTCCGAACCCGAGGCACCCTCCAACGAAGCCCCCGCGGCCGGCCCCGGAATCCTGGGCGACGAGGACGATATTCCGTTCTGA
- a CDS encoding DUF3142 domain-containing protein, whose product MKSLIFLLLASGLFLSPRIGRPAHPIGQWIWSSQDRRLFETGRKSLPQLQAAVWAGTIDWRDGHFQGRLALSPARIPSPVIVIRLDDSVHEAWREPAPRTSEELDRQIGSILDHVKGSGLLPAVVQLDYDCPSGRLANWSEALRALKKGSLHGTEVWITSLIDHLRDPRFGALFRDTVAGQVLQVFDTGDAFADGRPAAVLRDLERQGLPFQMGFGAFERKSRSGEVTQHREWLRSLPLFSKSALYRGAWIFPAGLPWIAQVKEVL is encoded by the coding sequence TTGAAATCGCTCATTTTCTTACTTCTAGCCTCCGGCCTCTTTTTAAGCCCTCGCATCGGGCGGCCGGCCCATCCCATCGGCCAATGGATCTGGTCCTCTCAAGACCGGCGGCTTTTCGAAACGGGCCGGAAATCGTTGCCGCAACTGCAGGCCGCCGTCTGGGCCGGGACGATCGATTGGAGAGACGGGCATTTCCAGGGCCGGCTCGCCCTCTCCCCCGCGCGGATCCCATCCCCGGTCATCGTCATCCGCCTTGACGACTCCGTCCATGAGGCGTGGAGGGAGCCGGCCCCGAGGACCTCCGAGGAACTGGACCGGCAGATCGGCTCGATCCTCGACCACGTCAAAGGCTCAGGTCTTCTCCCGGCCGTCGTCCAATTGGACTACGATTGCCCCTCCGGCCGCCTGGCGAACTGGTCCGAGGCCTTGCGGGCCCTCAAGAAGGGTTCACTTCATGGGACGGAGGTCTGGATCACGAGCTTGATCGACCACCTTCGCGATCCCCGCTTCGGCGCCCTCTTCCGGGACACCGTGGCCGGCCAGGTCCTGCAGGTCTTCGATACCGGCGACGCCTTCGCGGACGGCCGACCCGCCGCCGTTCTTCGGGATCTCGAGAGGCAGGGTCTTCCGTTTCAGATGGGCTTCGGCGCCTTCGAGCGGAAATCGCGCTCGGGGGAGGTCACACAACACCGCGAATGGCTGCGCAGCCTTCCTCTTTTTTCCAAAAGCGCACTCTATCGCGGGGCCTGGATCTTTCCGGCGGGCCTTCCCTGGATCGCCCAAGTCAAGGAAGTGCTCTGA